Proteins from a single region of Candidatus Bathyarchaeia archaeon:
- the lysS gene encoding lysine--tRNA ligase — protein MSEKIIGRGTWYDKMAAKIIERERKLGRSLDMIRTEMGLGASGFPHIGSLGDAARSYAVTLALREQGCRSELIAFCDDKDGLRKVPAGLPKTLEKYLGFPVTDIPDPFKCHDSYGRHMSSLLLEALDKCGIEYRYMSAKDAYAQGLLNNEIHTILLNAKRVGEIVKEEVGQERYMEVLPYFPVCENCGRIYTTKALEYLPKERKVLYVCEGMEIKGRWIEGCGHKGEVDVTKGMGKLSWKGEFAARWRALDIRFEAYGKDIADSVRVNDRISREVLGYEPPAHARYEMFLDKSGRKISKSAGNVFTPQVWFRYGSPQSLMLLMLKRFVGTRTIDVTDIPSYMNELDYLEDVYFGRKTIPDKKELAKLKGLYEYCWLLKPPKQPSIHVPYNLLIYLAKIAPKDKELEFITEKLQTYGYLQKGQQPDENLKKRIEYALNWAKDFEEIRETTVTLKPEEKTAIKDLIDAIKTEIEPERIQNAIFNTAKKHGIPPPEFFKTLYTILIGAPQGPRLGPYIVAMGKQNVINALQRTLNQT, from the coding sequence ATGAGTGAGAAAATAATTGGAAGGGGAACATGGTACGACAAAATGGCAGCAAAAATCATCGAGCGAGAACGAAAACTGGGCAGAAGCTTAGACATGATTCGAACTGAAATGGGCTTAGGTGCCTCCGGCTTCCCCCACATTGGAAGTTTAGGCGACGCTGCCCGCTCCTATGCCGTGACATTGGCTTTGAGGGAGCAGGGCTGCCGCTCAGAGCTTATTGCCTTCTGCGACGACAAAGATGGACTTCGCAAGGTGCCAGCTGGACTGCCAAAAACCCTAGAAAAATACCTCGGCTTCCCAGTCACGGATATTCCAGACCCCTTTAAGTGCCATGACAGCTACGGACGGCACATGAGTTCGCTGCTGCTTGAAGCCCTAGACAAGTGTGGCATAGAATACCGCTACATGTCCGCCAAGGACGCTTATGCACAAGGCTTGCTTAACAATGAAATTCACACGATACTCCTTAACGCAAAGAGGGTTGGCGAAATTGTAAAGGAAGAGGTTGGGCAAGAAAGGTACATGGAAGTTTTACCCTACTTCCCAGTATGCGAGAATTGTGGAAGAATATACACAACCAAAGCCTTGGAATATTTGCCCAAAGAGAGAAAGGTGCTCTATGTCTGCGAGGGCATGGAGATCAAGGGCAGATGGATTGAAGGCTGCGGACACAAAGGCGAAGTCGACGTCACAAAAGGCATGGGAAAACTCAGCTGGAAAGGCGAATTCGCGGCTAGATGGCGAGCCCTGGACATAAGGTTCGAAGCCTACGGCAAAGACATAGCCGACTCCGTCCGCGTCAACGACAGAATAAGCCGCGAAGTTTTAGGCTATGAACCTCCGGCCCACGCAAGATACGAAATGTTCCTAGACAAGAGTGGAAGAAAAATCTCAAAGTCAGCAGGCAATGTCTTCACACCCCAAGTGTGGTTCAGATATGGCTCACCCCAATCGCTTATGCTCCTAATGCTGAAAAGGTTTGTTGGAACCCGCACCATAGACGTGACAGACATACCATCCTACATGAACGAACTAGACTATCTGGAAGACGTATACTTTGGAAGGAAAACAATTCCAGACAAAAAGGAACTGGCGAAGCTAAAGGGCTTATACGAGTACTGCTGGCTCCTAAAACCACCAAAACAGCCAAGCATCCACGTCCCATACAACCTACTAATATACTTGGCAAAAATCGCCCCTAAAGATAAAGAATTGGAATTCATAACAGAAAAACTCCAAACCTACGGCTACCTACAAAAGGGCCAGCAGCCAGACGAAAACCTCAAAAAACGAATAGAATACGCCCTAAACTGGGCAAAAGACTTCGAGGAAATCCGCGAAACAACCGTAACCCTAAAACCAGAAGAAAAAACAGCAATAAAAGACCTCATAGACGCCATAAAAACCGAAATAGAACCGGAGAGAATCCAAAACGCCATATTCAACACAGCCAAAAAACACGGCATCCCACCACCAGAATTCTTCAAAACCCTATACACAATACTAATAGGTGCACCACAAGGCCCGAGGCTAGGCCCCTACATAGTCGCCATGGGCAAACAAAACGTAATAAACGCCCTACAACGAACCCTAAACCAAACCTAA
- a CDS encoding CARDB domain-containing protein has translation MMKQRRLAAILMLTMFIAMSPLMFEDVIVHGGNGKIDLFTQKEPFSGKGLNMPSDAFAPGEIVFLYALVEYNGYPRQNLLVTFSIKSPNGTSFSFTAITNTSGIASMSFTIPQKCPPHENETFGEWFVRACVVIGDTFLQDTLTFKVGWLVELLGVRTIDRNMAPRDSFGITGDVGLEISLKNIAMTEKKVTLTAVIQDELNVPVNSLAISDIEIQPNEKTVYLYTKLSIPKWAVVGKAIVYVSAFTKLPSQNGVAYCPSISTEFFITPYNPLRLEFRDIAIIKVTSSATSVKIGEPIHVSVKVRNEGTLTESFNVSLLMDNQVIDTLNVLNLAPYSSTTLNFTIDTRDLVPKSYLISVAIPPLLNEADTTDNILADGYIEVRPSVRRFLVIFEGAGLSLDAQGIILTINGSAKSVKNLPCSLFVEEGSVLIYTYEENVLSAVLGKRFKLREVIGPPSPVTVRSNITIVGQYVTQYYLLVSSIYGSPTPKSGWFDAGAIVNASVVSPWPGPEGTRHVCLGWIGTGSVPLSGSECTVTFIIHQPSSIVWLWKTQYYLTVISPYGVVGGGGWYDANVTAYAFLDVGVFDHGNETRRVFVYWSGDASGVNYARSSPILMDGPKVAVANWKTQYLLTVATNPAGLSPQPSRSPLGEAGPAGGWWYDAHVNVSLLAPPVRGYDFSHWEVDGRSLEVGQYALTVFMDGPHVAVAYYNVRVAGWFVPEWLYWILLLILILVIILLCVWIYHRRRRAKSGEAAFERGWIAWYYGYDLLGRSRRVK, from the coding sequence ATGATGAAGCAGAGAAGGCTAGCCGCAATTCTCATGTTAACCATGTTCATTGCAATGTCTCCACTGATGTTTGAGGATGTAATAGTTCATGGTGGAAATGGAAAAATAGATCTTTTCACGCAGAAGGAACCTTTTAGCGGAAAAGGTTTAAATATGCCAAGTGATGCATTCGCACCGGGAGAAATTGTTTTTTTATACGCTTTGGTTGAGTATAACGGCTATCCTCGGCAGAATTTGCTTGTAACTTTCTCTATAAAAAGTCCAAATGGGACTTCTTTTAGTTTTACCGCTATAACTAACACCAGTGGTATTGCATCCATGAGCTTCACCATTCCCCAAAAATGTCCCCCTCACGAAAATGAAACATTTGGGGAGTGGTTTGTAAGGGCATGTGTCGTCATAGGTGACACATTTCTCCAAGATACTTTAACCTTCAAAGTAGGCTGGCTTGTTGAGTTATTAGGAGTGAGAACCATCGATAGAAACATGGCTCCACGAGATTCTTTTGGAATAACAGGCGATGTTGGTTTAGAAATATCCTTGAAAAACATTGCTATGACAGAGAAAAAAGTTACATTAACAGCTGTTATACAAGATGAATTGAATGTTCCAGTAAATTCTCTAGCGATAAGCGATATTGAAATTCAACCAAATGAAAAGACTGTTTATCTATATACTAAATTGAGCATTCCTAAGTGGGCTGTTGTAGGGAAAGCAATAGTCTATGTCTCTGCATTTACAAAATTGCCTAGTCAAAACGGGGTTGCATATTGTCCATCAATATCAACAGAATTTTTCATCACACCCTATAACCCATTAAGATTAGAGTTCCGTGACATCGCTATTATTAAAGTAACTTCATCAGCCACTTCGGTAAAAATCGGGGAACCAATTCACGTGAGTGTAAAAGTTAGAAATGAAGGAACTTTAACCGAAAGTTTCAATGTAAGTCTGCTTATGGACAATCAAGTTATCGACACTTTAAATGTTCTGAACCTAGCACCTTATTCCTCAACTACCTTGAATTTCACCATCGACACTAGAGACTTGGTTCCTAAAAGTTATTTAATTTCCGTTGCAATACCCCCACTTCTGAATGAAGCAGACACCACTGACAATATTCTTGCTGATGGATACATTGAAGTGAGGCCTTCTGTAAGAAGGTTTCTGGTGATTTTTGAAGGGGCAGGCCTTTCTCTTGACGCGCAAGGTATTATCTTGACGATTAATGGTTCAGCGAAAAGCGTTAAAAATCTGCCTTGTAGTCTTTTTGTTGAAGAAGGAAGTGTATTGATCTATACCTACGAAGAAAACGTTTTAAGTGCAGTTTTAGGTAAACGTTTCAAACTTCGTGAAGTGATCGGGCCGCCTTCGCCAGTAACTGTGAGAAGTAACATCACAATAGTTGGACAATATGTGACTCAGTACTACTTGCTGGTCTCCTCAATTTATGGTTCTCCAACCCCAAAAAGTGGATGGTTCGATGCTGGGGCGATTGTTAACGCTTCTGTTGTTTCCCCGTGGCCTGGTCCTGAAGGTACACGTCACGTATGTTTGGGCTGGATTGGAACAGGAAGCGTGCCACTTTCAGGAAGCGAATGTACTGTGACATTTATAATTCATCAACCTTCAAGCATTGTTTGGCTTTGGAAAACCCAATATTATTTAACGGTTATTTCGCCTTATGGCGTTGTTGGGGGTGGGGGTTGGTATGATGCTAATGTGACGGCTTATGCCTTTTTGGATGTTGGTGTTTTTGATCATGGTAATGAAACTAGACGGGTTTTTGTTTATTGGAGTGGTGATGCTTCTGGGGTGAATTATGCGAGGAGCAGTCCCATACTTATGGATGGTCCGAAGGTAGCTGTTGCAAATTGGAAAACTCAGTATTTGTTGACTGTGGCTACCAATCCTGCTGGTTTAAGTCCGCAGCCTTCTAGAAGTCCTTTAGGCGAGGCTGGTCCGGCTGGAGGCTGGTGGTATGACGCACATGTTAATGTTTCTTTGCTGGCTCCACCGGTGAGAGGTTATGATTTCAGCCACTGGGAGGTTGACGGCCGGTCCCTTGAAGTGGGCCAGTACGCGTTGACTGTTTTTATGGACGGGCCTCATGTGGCTGTGGCTTATTATAATGTCCGAGTGGCCGGCTGGTTTGTTCCTGAATGGCTTTATTGGATACTGCTTCTGATTTTGATTTTAGTGATTATTCTTCTCTGTGTTTGGATCTATCATAGGCGAAGACGGGCGAAGAGTGGGGAAGCCGCCTTTGAAAGAGGCTGGATCGCCTGGTATTATGGTTATGACCTATTGGGCAGAAGCCGCAGGGTTAAATGA
- the hutH gene encoding histidine ammonia-lyase: protein MHKHVCIDGETLTIEDVVDVAYGRAKVSIPEHVKAKVNRSRRVLEELLEKGETIYGVNTGFGDLSNTIIPKEKFGQLQTNLIRSHAAGVGKPLSREVVRATMLLRANTLAKGYSGVRLEVLETLVEMLNKGVHPIIPAKGSVGASGDLAPLSHMVLVLMGEGEAEYKGEILSGMEAMEKAGIKPIQLDFKEGIALNNGTQLMTAMAALNIYRAENLIKVAEMAAALSMEALLGVIDALDEKIHKVRPHTGQAVTAKNIRELIAGSKLVRTGREAVISGGRPHDAYSLRCTPQVLGTARDAVAHARKIVEIEINSATDNPLVFPDEGVCLSGGNFHGQPISLAMDMLGIALTMVGNIAERRIARLLDEKLSNGLPAFLVLPQLEKGLHSGLMTAQYTAAALASENKILAHPACVDSIPTSANFEDFVSMGTTAAQKAAQILENTEYIVAIELLCATQAIDIRGPKKLGEGTRKIYKTIRSMVPTLKEDRPLSGDIEKIRQLIQNGILLKET, encoded by the coding sequence ATGCACAAACACGTGTGTATTGACGGGGAAACCTTAACCATTGAGGATGTTGTTGATGTTGCTTATGGAAGGGCGAAGGTTTCCATACCGGAGCATGTGAAGGCTAAAGTGAATAGGAGTCGTCGGGTTCTGGAGGAACTTCTGGAAAAGGGTGAGACCATATATGGTGTAAATACGGGTTTCGGAGACTTAAGCAATACAATAATACCTAAAGAAAAATTTGGGCAGCTTCAAACAAACCTAATTCGGAGTCATGCCGCCGGGGTTGGAAAACCATTAAGCAGAGAAGTTGTCAGGGCAACTATGCTTTTAAGGGCTAACACGTTGGCTAAGGGCTATTCAGGCGTGCGTCTCGAAGTACTTGAAACCCTTGTGGAAATGCTCAATAAAGGCGTGCACCCAATAATACCGGCGAAGGGCTCTGTAGGCGCCAGCGGAGATTTGGCGCCACTATCTCACATGGTTCTAGTGCTCATGGGCGAAGGCGAAGCTGAATATAAAGGCGAGATTCTGAGCGGAATGGAAGCCATGGAAAAGGCTGGAATAAAGCCTATCCAACTGGACTTTAAGGAGGGCATAGCCCTAAACAACGGCACCCAACTGATGACGGCGATGGCAGCCCTCAACATTTACAGGGCGGAAAACCTAATCAAAGTGGCGGAAATGGCTGCAGCCCTATCCATGGAGGCACTTCTGGGCGTTATAGACGCTCTAGACGAGAAAATTCATAAGGTTAGACCCCACACTGGACAAGCCGTAACGGCCAAAAACATTAGGGAGCTCATAGCGGGAAGCAAACTCGTCAGAACCGGCAGAGAAGCCGTGATAAGCGGTGGACGACCCCATGACGCTTACAGCCTAAGATGTACACCCCAAGTTTTAGGCACCGCCAGAGACGCTGTCGCCCATGCAAGGAAAATTGTGGAAATCGAGATAAACTCTGCAACAGACAACCCGCTGGTTTTCCCAGACGAAGGCGTATGCCTATCCGGCGGAAACTTCCACGGACAGCCAATATCCCTAGCCATGGACATGCTTGGAATAGCACTGACGATGGTTGGCAACATAGCAGAAAGACGCATAGCCCGCCTCCTCGACGAAAAGCTAAGCAACGGCCTGCCCGCCTTCCTGGTACTTCCTCAACTGGAGAAAGGCCTACATAGCGGCCTCATGACAGCCCAATACACGGCAGCAGCCCTAGCCTCAGAAAACAAGATCCTAGCACACCCAGCTTGCGTGGACTCAATACCAACATCAGCCAACTTCGAAGACTTCGTCAGCATGGGAACAACAGCAGCCCAAAAAGCAGCCCAAATCTTGGAAAACACCGAATACATAGTAGCCATAGAACTCCTCTGCGCAACCCAAGCTATAGACATCCGCGGACCAAAAAAACTCGGAGAAGGAACAAGAAAAATCTACAAGACAATAAGAAGCATGGTGCCAACGCTAAAAGAGGACAGACCATTAAGCGGAGACATAGAAAAAATAAGGCAACTAATCCAAAACGGCATCCTCCTCAAAGAAACATGA
- a CDS encoding LSM domain-containing protein: MEPSKKPLNVLVKQLNAHVVVVLKNGSEYRGKMVKCDGHMNILLEGATECREDQPIANYGNVLLRGNNILYIILDALKR, translated from the coding sequence ATGGAGCCGAGTAAGAAGCCTTTGAATGTCCTTGTTAAGCAGTTAAATGCGCATGTTGTTGTTGTTTTGAAGAATGGCAGTGAGTATAGGGGTAAGATGGTTAAGTGCGATGGGCACATGAACATTCTTTTGGAGGGCGCCACTGAGTGTCGTGAGGATCAGCCGATTGCCAATTATGGGAATGTTCTGCTTAGGGGCAACAATATCCTCTATATAATTTTGGATGCTCTTAAAAGGTAG
- a CDS encoding serine/threonine-protein kinase RIO2, producing MSAEAIQAFKNLESEDFRILQVIEAAMTKHEYVPKEVIVKYSKFNEEEVTFRLEKLHKLRLIRQTKQPYLGYTLNYAGYDCLAINAFVKAGILEAFGKPLGVGKEADVYDALTPNGERIAIKFHRLGRISFRQTRRKRGWTTEDIHWLLRSRKAAEKEYEALTLVYPKGVAVPKPISQNRHAIAMSAIEGAELAQLREIPNPQKVLMEILRNIRKAYQKAGIIHADLSEYNIILKPDNHILIIDWPQYVTKDHPNAQQLLKRDIENIITYFKRKHLLEADAQEAFAYVTGRVRKPTF from the coding sequence ATGTCAGCCGAAGCTATCCAAGCCTTCAAAAACCTCGAAAGCGAAGACTTCCGCATATTGCAGGTTATAGAAGCCGCCATGACAAAACACGAGTATGTGCCAAAAGAGGTCATCGTCAAGTACTCCAAATTCAACGAGGAAGAAGTCACCTTCCGCCTCGAAAAACTACACAAGCTCCGCCTAATACGCCAGACAAAACAGCCCTACTTGGGGTATACGCTGAACTACGCAGGCTACGACTGCCTAGCCATAAACGCCTTCGTAAAAGCAGGAATCCTAGAAGCCTTCGGCAAACCACTCGGCGTGGGCAAAGAAGCCGACGTCTATGACGCTTTAACACCGAACGGTGAACGCATAGCTATAAAATTTCACCGCCTAGGAAGAATAAGCTTCCGCCAAACAAGACGAAAACGCGGCTGGACAACAGAAGACATACACTGGCTACTACGCTCAAGAAAAGCCGCAGAAAAAGAATATGAAGCCTTAACCCTTGTCTACCCGAAAGGGGTGGCTGTTCCAAAACCCATAAGCCAAAACCGCCACGCCATAGCCATGAGCGCCATAGAAGGTGCAGAACTCGCCCAACTACGCGAAATCCCAAACCCACAGAAAGTGCTAATGGAAATCCTACGCAACATCCGAAAAGCCTACCAAAAAGCCGGAATAATCCACGCAGACCTAAGCGAATACAACATCATCCTAAAACCAGACAACCACATCCTCATAATCGACTGGCCCCAATACGTGACCAAAGACCACCCAAACGCCCAACAGCTCCTAAAACGCGACATAGAAAACATAATCACCTACTTCAAACGCAAACATCTACTCGAAGCAGACGCACAAGAAGCCTTCGCCTACGTAACAGGCAGAGTGAGAAAACCTACCTTTTAA
- a CDS encoding GNAT family N-acetyltransferase, translated as MEGDVGRAKLPVHVREARESDRDAVFGFCRYTWSWGDYILHVWDKWLQEPNGKVFVATLDGVPVGIQHITIDKPGEAWLSGARTAPQYRRMGVAKAITAKCLEYARSMGAKVVRLVTESDNVAAIAAVQKMGFKPVAEFLEMELEKPSMAESRLSRWADVDSLENVWRYLQASDAYRLAAGLYTVLYHWYSLDEPDLESFIRHGKAIIYTGESGAVGGLVLVDNAVASEWHENAVQICYIDGAYEAVLDIAGFLLAYCHQQGIEKIYGFTCNHKPITDALEKLGFKKPEKTAIIFEKHL; from the coding sequence ATGGAAGGCGATGTTGGCAGGGCTAAGCTGCCTGTGCATGTGCGGGAAGCCCGTGAATCGGATAGGGATGCGGTTTTCGGGTTTTGCCGTTACACTTGGAGCTGGGGCGACTATATCCTGCATGTCTGGGATAAGTGGCTTCAAGAGCCGAATGGCAAGGTTTTTGTTGCTACTTTGGATGGTGTGCCCGTCGGCATACAGCACATAACCATCGACAAGCCTGGCGAGGCTTGGCTTAGCGGCGCCAGAACAGCGCCCCAGTATAGGCGTATGGGCGTGGCTAAAGCCATAACTGCTAAATGCCTAGAATATGCCAGAAGCATGGGCGCGAAGGTGGTAAGGCTTGTCACCGAATCGGATAATGTAGCTGCGATTGCCGCGGTTCAGAAGATGGGCTTTAAGCCCGTCGCCGAGTTCCTTGAAATGGAGTTGGAAAAACCTTCAATGGCGGAGAGCCGCCTTTCACGGTGGGCTGACGTTGACAGCCTTGAAAATGTTTGGCGTTATTTGCAGGCTTCAGATGCTTACCGCCTAGCTGCAGGATTGTACACAGTGCTTTATCACTGGTATTCCTTGGACGAGCCTGACTTGGAAAGCTTCATTCGGCATGGAAAAGCCATAATCTACACTGGCGAGAGCGGGGCTGTTGGCGGTTTGGTTTTGGTGGATAACGCTGTTGCCAGCGAGTGGCATGAAAACGCTGTTCAAATATGCTATATAGACGGAGCCTATGAGGCGGTTTTAGACATTGCTGGGTTTCTGCTGGCTTACTGCCACCAACAAGGCATAGAGAAAATTTACGGGTTTACATGCAACCACAAGCCCATAACAGACGCCCTAGAAAAACTTGGCTTCAAAAAACCAGAAAAAACAGCCATAATATTCGAAAAACACCTATAA
- a CDS encoding tRNA 4-thiouridine(8) synthase ThiI translates to MEKAKAKALALFSGGLDSSLAIKLIQEQGIAVEAITFLTPFYSARTGGFSLERAAQQLGVPLKIVRLGLDYLRVIRKPKYGYGRHMNPCIDCRIYMLKKAKQYARRIGASFIITGEVLGERPMSQNWKALKIVEEESSLKGRLLRPLSAKLLPPTEPEKDGIVDRSKLLDIRGRSRKRQLALAKAYGITEYQTPAGGCLLTYKEFAAKLRDLLEHKKRVSMADLELLKIGRHFRFGKNKIIVGRNKEENETLLRFKGRNDYFFEAVGTGSPITLLQGPKTRQAIEKAAQLTAYYSDQKTGEVQVRYGRTMPKKTITVERPDSQQIEQLRIK, encoded by the coding sequence ATGGAAAAAGCGAAAGCAAAGGCTTTGGCGCTTTTTTCCGGCGGTTTGGACAGCAGCCTCGCTATAAAGCTGATTCAAGAGCAAGGCATAGCCGTCGAAGCCATAACTTTTCTTACGCCCTTCTACTCGGCTAGGACTGGTGGTTTCAGCCTTGAAAGGGCTGCCCAGCAGTTAGGCGTGCCATTGAAGATCGTGCGTCTAGGCTTAGATTATTTGCGGGTTATCCGCAAGCCAAAGTATGGCTATGGAAGGCACATGAACCCGTGCATAGACTGCCGCATTTACATGCTCAAAAAGGCCAAGCAGTACGCACGGCGGATTGGCGCATCCTTCATAATAACTGGCGAAGTTTTAGGCGAGCGTCCCATGTCCCAGAACTGGAAAGCCCTAAAAATAGTTGAGGAAGAATCAAGCCTAAAAGGACGATTGCTGAGACCGTTGTCCGCCAAGCTTTTGCCGCCTACAGAACCCGAAAAGGATGGAATTGTGGATAGAAGCAAGCTGCTAGACATTAGAGGAAGATCCCGCAAAAGACAGTTAGCCCTTGCAAAGGCTTATGGCATAACAGAATACCAGACCCCAGCTGGCGGATGCCTACTAACCTACAAAGAGTTTGCGGCAAAGCTCCGCGACCTGCTCGAGCATAAAAAACGCGTTTCCATGGCGGACTTGGAGCTGCTGAAAATTGGACGCCACTTCCGCTTCGGTAAAAATAAGATAATCGTGGGAAGAAACAAAGAAGAAAATGAGACGCTCTTAAGGTTTAAGGGCAGAAATGACTACTTTTTTGAGGCTGTTGGCACTGGAAGCCCCATCACGCTTTTGCAAGGACCAAAAACAAGGCAAGCTATAGAAAAGGCAGCCCAGCTAACAGCCTACTATTCAGACCAAAAGACTGGTGAGGTGCAAGTGCGATACGGCAGAACAATGCCAAAAAAAACCATAACGGTGGAAAGACCAGATAGCCAACAAATAGAACAATTACGGATCAAATAG